CTTGTATACGTTCATTGCTGTCCATACGCTAGCATCTCCCATCCGAATTGCCTTGAAACGCTGCGAGGTCTCTCCCGATCGCTCTCATACAAATGGCTCCTGTCTCTCTTGATAGTAACTTGAATAGTATCTTAATTTGCTCTTTCTATACGGAATACCGCAGGATGATCTCCATAATCTCCTCAGTGGATTGCGAGCGGAACAGCTTCTCAATGTTGCCTTCGTCGGTCAACAGAGAGGTGAGCTGGGACAAGGCTCTAAGATGGGTTTCATTATTCATCGCGGCCAGTGTAAAGATGAGCCGCACCTCGTGCTCCGGCTGTTCTGAAAAGGCTATTCCCTCCTTCAATACCAGAAGGCTGATCCCCGTTTTATGAACGCCGGACAGGGGATTGGCATGTGGAACCGCTACTAGCGGCGCAATAATGATATACGGCCCCCGCTGCTTCACGTTCTCAACCATTGCCTCGATATAGGAATCAGCAATGGCCCCCTCCTTCAGCAAGGGCCAGGCCGCGGCAGCAACCCCGTCTTCCCAGCTGCCCACGCGATCCATCCGTTGAATCCGGCTCGGCGTCAACAGCTCGTTCAGCATCGGACGCGGCGCCTGGTCGATTCGAATCCAGTCTTGGCGGGCCATATAATCCCGCAATTGCCCGTACAACTGTTCTTCATTGCGGATAAGGGCATGTTTGCGGATGATCTTGATCAATCCCTCAATGGATTGGCCTACATGGTCATAAGCCCCTAATTTGGCATAGATTCTCTTAAGTAGGTTGATCTTTTCAACTTCGCTCAAAATCGGGCTTACGAGAAACACCTCATTGCCGCCGCTTCTAAGCGGTGAAGTGCTGAATACAAAATCCACCTGTGGCATAGCCGTCTCATAATCGCAGATGGCCATCGTTTCTATAAAGTCGATCATCGGAAAAAGCTCCTGTAGCTGCTTTTTCAGCATTTGCGACGTTCCAATACCGCTGGCGCAAACGACAACTGCCGTGATCCGCGACAGAAACAGGATGCCCTCTCTTTTCATCCATCCACCGAAATGCATCGCAATAAAGGCTACCGCATCTTCATCAAGATGTACGCCCGCTTCGATTTCAAAATGATGCACTACTTTTAAGGTGAATACATAAACATCCTTATATTTCTCCTGAATCATTTCTTTCAAGGGATTAGGAGCATCCAGATTATACTGAATCCGGTGATAAGCGGATTGAAGATGTACGGTCAATCCCTCCTCCAGCCCTGCGCGCTCCTGAAACACGATACAGGCCTGCTGCTGAAAGTCATCAATCATCCGCCTCGCGATATCCCTGATTTTCTCATAGGAAGAGGA
This DNA window, taken from Paenibacillus kribbensis, encodes the following:
- a CDS encoding BglG family transcription antiterminator produces the protein MSLDERSSNILTKLLGSSSHISINELTSAFQVSKRTIYYDIEKINDWLKDNKLSPVYYVRSAGFHLDEDTRKKAPDKFSNIQQWNYEYSQKERKALIAVYIIGREKRVQLEDLINRTRVSRNTAIEDLKLLRSELQDFQTTLLCERHTGYYMKGSEENIRKALTHYLSQLTVDLEWSKSLFSADDIQLDRQPAYGLFEIEQVKSIYQSLTLYERTLKIRFADDTLRNLSIQLFYFLRRMLRRRNVKVDTQLKETLKDSAAFSAASKTVVPALERLSDLPVPSDEIFYLTMHLRDAKLHEMKQSRRDSSSYEKIRDIARRMIDDFQQQACIVFQERAGLEEGLTVHLQSAYHRIQYNLDAPNPLKEMIQEKYKDVYVFTLKVVHHFEIEAGVHLDEDAVAFIAMHFGGWMKREGILFLSRITAVVVCASGIGTSQMLKKQLQELFPMIDFIETMAICDYETAMPQVDFVFSTSPLRSGGNEVFLVSPILSEVEKINLLKRIYAKLGAYDHVGQSIEGLIKIIRKHALIRNEEQLYGQLRDYMARQDWIRIDQAPRPMLNELLTPSRIQRMDRVGSWEDGVAAAAWPLLKEGAIADSYIEAMVENVKQRGPYIIIAPLVAVPHANPLSGVHKTGISLLVLKEGIAFSEQPEHEVRLIFTLAAMNNETHLRALSQLTSLLTDEGNIEKLFRSQSTEEIMEIILRYSV